In Xenorhabdus poinarii G6, the following are encoded in one genomic region:
- the flgB gene encoding flagellar basal body rod protein FlgB produces MLDKLDAAFQFRQEALALRNQRQEILSANIANADTPGYQARDIDFAAQLKKVMAQGRVTGNGIGLTLTSDRHIPVQPQKRLEVDLLYRVPYQTAMDGNTVDMDIERSNFADNSLKYQAELTMTNTQIKSMMSVLQSQG; encoded by the coding sequence ATGCTCGATAAATTAGATGCCGCTTTTCAATTTCGACAAGAAGCACTGGCACTCCGCAACCAGCGACAGGAAATTTTGTCTGCTAACATTGCCAATGCGGATACCCCTGGTTATCAGGCGCGAGATATCGATTTTGCGGCTCAACTGAAAAAAGTCATGGCACAGGGTCGTGTAACGGGAAATGGAATTGGGCTAACTCTGACTTCTGATCGGCATATTCCTGTCCAGCCTCAGAAACGTCTGGAAGTGGATTTGCTGTATCGGGTGCCGTATCAGACTGCGATGGATGGAAACACCGTTGACATGGATATAGAACGCAGCAATTTTGCAGATAACAGCTTGAAGTACCAGGCCGAACTGACGATGACGAATACGCAGATCAAAAGCATGATGTCGGTTCTACAGTCACAAGGATAA
- the flgM gene encoding flagellar biosynthesis anti-sigma factor FlgM: MSIERTQPLLAIAALQQRNANEGAQSTRRTVAVAEKSADTQVKLSEAQKKLVQPSSQDINIQKIQQLREAIAKGTLTMDSGKIADALFREALENMEYDK, translated from the coding sequence ATGAGTATTGAACGCACTCAACCTCTACTGGCTATTGCCGCGTTACAACAACGCAATGCCAATGAAGGTGCTCAAAGCACTCGCAGGACTGTAGCGGTCGCTGAAAAAAGCGCGGATACACAAGTCAAGCTGAGCGAAGCGCAGAAAAAGCTCGTTCAGCCAAGCAGTCAGGATATTAATATCCAGAAAATACAACAATTAAGAGAAGCCATTGCAAAGGGAACCCTGACGATGGACAGCGGTAAAATTGCTGATGCCCTATTCAGGGAGGCCCTTGAAAACATGGAATATGATAAATAA
- the flgE gene encoding flagellar hook protein FlgE, which yields MSFSQAVSGLNAAASNLDVIGNNIANSATFGFKSSSVAFADVFSGSDVGLGVKVSGLVNNFKDGSTTTTNRQLDIAITQGGFFRMQDSNGNIAYSRNGQFQMDADRNLINMQNMKLTGYPAVNGEIQQGGSVGPISIPTDMLDAKATTEIKLKANLNSMETAITAAFNPEKKETFNFSAPLQVFDSLGNQHDINVFFVKTDNNKWKAHALDRSVAGATPEELGEITFSSSGQMANILPFKFNVPALNGSDPATINIELNGSKQQNIAQSAISPPKQDGYGTGHFTKYRVDNDGKIYGIYSNSQTLALGQVVLANFSNPEGLVAQGDNTWTESGASGSPVIGLAGSGNLGKLYSGALESSNVDMSQELVSMIVAQRNYQSNAQTIKTQDQILQTLVSMR from the coding sequence ATGTCTTTTTCACAAGCAGTCAGTGGCTTGAATGCCGCAGCGAGCAACTTAGATGTTATCGGTAATAACATTGCTAACTCAGCGACATTTGGTTTTAAATCCAGTTCAGTTGCTTTTGCGGACGTTTTCAGTGGGTCAGATGTGGGCTTGGGTGTTAAGGTTTCTGGTCTGGTTAATAACTTTAAAGATGGCTCAACGACTACAACTAACCGCCAATTGGACATCGCTATCACGCAAGGCGGTTTTTTCCGCATGCAGGATTCCAACGGCAATATCGCCTATTCCCGTAACGGTCAGTTCCAGATGGATGCAGATCGTAACCTGATCAATATGCAGAATATGAAGCTGACAGGTTATCCGGCAGTGAACGGTGAAATTCAGCAGGGCGGATCAGTCGGGCCGATTTCGATTCCAACCGATATGTTGGATGCAAAAGCAACGACGGAAATCAAACTGAAAGCTAATCTGAATTCAATGGAGACAGCTATCACCGCAGCATTTAATCCAGAGAAGAAAGAGACATTTAACTTTAGTGCTCCGCTTCAGGTATTTGATAGCTTGGGGAATCAGCATGATATCAATGTGTTTTTTGTTAAAACAGACAATAACAAATGGAAAGCTCATGCGCTGGATAGGTCTGTTGCGGGTGCGACACCTGAGGAATTGGGCGAGATAACTTTCAGTTCCAGTGGTCAAATGGCAAATATTCTACCATTTAAATTTAATGTACCCGCTTTAAATGGCTCAGACCCTGCGACAATCAATATTGAACTCAATGGTAGCAAACAGCAGAATATTGCTCAAAGCGCTATCTCTCCGCCAAAACAAGATGGTTATGGGACTGGTCATTTCACCAAGTATCGTGTCGATAATGATGGCAAAATTTACGGCATTTATTCTAACAGTCAGACACTGGCCCTGGGTCAGGTTGTACTGGCAAACTTCTCTAATCCTGAAGGCTTGGTTGCACAAGGTGATAATACTTGGACAGAATCCGGTGCTTCTGGTAGCCCGGTTATAGGTCTCGCAGGTTCAGGCAATTTAGGTAAGTTGTACAGCGGTGCACTGGAATCATCAAACGTCGATATGAGCCAAGAGCTG
- a CDS encoding fimbria/pilus outer membrane usher protein, giving the protein MPTYFISIFILCFSVLLSLPVTAKNYFRLSALELDDTQSAIDLSVFSLPGGQLPGQYQVDIFLNGKEKETKKINFIKRKNGKLFPQLTVNNLKQFGVKMSAFPALMKLSPEQVIDDISEYISQASTSFDFYKQRLDISIPQAALDTQARDTVASHLWQHGETAFLMSYNFSGSENDSNHTKNQNYFLNLQSGINIGAWRIRNQSVYDDGSEKNKDENRFSSINSDIQRDIPALKSRLILGETFTNGDIFESVPFIGASMTSDNLMLPSSQRGFAPIIRGIAQTNARVTIRQNNYVIYESYVPPGPFVITDLYSISGSGDLAVTITEKDGRQRKFVQPFSSVPMMQREGQLKYQLTLGRYRYYHANADKPYFSEATFIYGLSNRLSLLSGIQIAENYRAFNAGLGMGLGRFGAISLDMTQADAWLQGNEHRQGQSYRIQYTKSIEATGTSLTFAGYRYSTPEYYSFAEMNEYSVRKETRYAQNKRSQLQLTLNQGMGDFGSLYVSAYQQDYWGKKGTDQSLSAGYNINLAGISYGLNLSYSANHESIKSKDMQASFNLSIPLDKWLSNGWVSYSMNRNGHSRRSQQLMIRGSALDDHALSYSIHGEHSNNIEGTSGGASLEYRHSSGRVNLGYSYSEKSRSLNYGLSGGLVAHQDGITFSQSLGETVALVKAAGAAETKILNHSGIKTDSRGYAVIPSVEPYTYNRVALDTEMLADGVDLDNAVQHIVPTRGAVVAADFRVRQGHRILVTLRYNGKPVPFGASATLINSDSSGIVGNDGELYLNAVPEQAEIKVQWGKNKGQQCDAKTDLSMLTEKTGVLQLAADCRR; this is encoded by the coding sequence ATGCCAACATATTTTATTTCAATCTTTATTTTATGTTTCTCCGTATTGTTATCATTACCCGTTACAGCCAAAAATTATTTCCGGTTATCTGCATTAGAATTAGATGATACTCAATCAGCGATTGATTTAAGCGTATTTTCACTCCCCGGCGGTCAATTACCGGGTCAGTATCAGGTGGACATATTTCTTAATGGGAAAGAGAAAGAGACAAAAAAGATTAATTTTATTAAACGTAAAAATGGGAAACTGTTTCCACAACTAACGGTCAATAATTTAAAACAGTTTGGCGTAAAAATGTCAGCTTTCCCTGCGCTGATGAAACTCTCTCCTGAACAAGTTATTGATGATATTAGCGAATATATTTCACAGGCTTCGACTTCATTTGATTTCTATAAACAACGTCTGGATATCAGTATTCCACAAGCAGCTTTGGATACTCAAGCCAGAGATACTGTGGCATCACATTTATGGCAACATGGAGAGACAGCCTTTTTAATGAGCTATAATTTTAGTGGTTCGGAGAATGATAGTAATCATACCAAAAATCAAAATTATTTTTTAAATTTACAAAGCGGAATAAATATCGGTGCCTGGCGTATAAGGAATCAATCCGTTTATGACGATGGTTCTGAGAAAAACAAAGATGAGAATCGTTTTTCATCCATTAACAGCGACATTCAACGGGACATTCCAGCACTGAAAAGCCGACTAATCCTTGGCGAAACCTTTACTAACGGAGATATATTTGAAAGCGTACCGTTTATCGGTGCTTCTATGACATCCGATAACTTGATGTTGCCCAGCAGCCAGCGTGGATTTGCGCCAATTATCCGTGGTATTGCCCAAACCAATGCGCGCGTAACGATTCGCCAAAATAATTACGTCATCTATGAAAGCTATGTTCCGCCGGGACCTTTTGTCATTACGGATCTCTATTCAATCTCCGGCTCCGGTGATTTGGCTGTCACGATCACTGAAAAGGACGGGCGGCAGCGTAAATTTGTGCAACCATTTTCATCAGTGCCAATGATGCAGCGAGAAGGACAATTAAAATATCAGCTTACCCTTGGGCGTTACCGTTATTACCATGCTAACGCTGATAAACCTTATTTTAGCGAAGCGACTTTTATCTATGGGCTCTCCAATCGGTTAAGTCTGCTCTCTGGTATTCAGATAGCAGAAAACTACCGGGCGTTTAACGCTGGTCTGGGGATGGGTTTAGGTCGTTTTGGGGCGATTTCTCTGGATATGACACAAGCAGATGCCTGGTTGCAGGGAAATGAACATCGACAAGGGCAGTCATATCGAATTCAATATACGAAATCTATTGAGGCAACGGGGACATCCCTGACTTTCGCCGGGTATCGCTATTCCACACCAGAATACTATTCATTTGCAGAGATGAATGAATATTCAGTAAGAAAAGAAACCCGCTATGCGCAAAATAAGCGTAGCCAGTTGCAGCTAACCCTGAACCAGGGAATGGGGGATTTTGGCAGTCTGTATGTCTCTGCCTATCAGCAGGATTACTGGGGGAAAAAAGGCACCGACCAGTCATTATCTGCGGGTTATAACATTAACCTTGCCGGGATCAGCTATGGACTGAATCTTTCCTATAGTGCCAATCATGAATCCATTAAGAGTAAGGATATGCAGGCATCGTTTAACCTCTCTATTCCACTGGATAAGTGGTTGTCTAATGGCTGGGTCAGTTACAGCATGAATAGAAATGGCCACAGTCGAAGAAGCCAACAATTGATGATTAGAGGCAGCGCATTGGACGATCATGCCTTGTCATATAGTATCCACGGAGAACACAGCAATAATATAGAAGGGACGAGCGGCGGGGCCTCGCTGGAATATCGCCATTCTTCTGGTCGTGTGAATCTGGGCTATAGCTACAGCGAAAAGAGCCGATCGCTTAACTATGGGTTGTCTGGCGGTCTTGTTGCCCATCAAGATGGCATTACATTTTCCCAATCATTGGGTGAGACCGTGGCACTGGTTAAAGCGGCGGGGGCAGCAGAAACAAAAATTTTGAATCACAGTGGGATTAAAACGGATTCACGTGGCTATGCCGTCATCCCATCGGTTGAACCCTATACTTACAACCGGGTTGCCCTGGATACTGAAATGTTGGCTGATGGCGTTGACCTTGACAACGCAGTGCAACACATTGTACCGACTCGCGGTGCCGTAGTTGCTGCCGATTTTCGCGTCCGTCAGGGACACCGGATATTGGTGACATTACGTTACAACGGCAAACCCGTACCTTTTGGTGCCAGCGCAACGTTAATAAACAGTGACAGTAGCGGGATTGTTGGTAATGACGGTGAGCTGTATTTGAATGCTGTCCCTGAGCAGGCAGAAATAAAAGTACAGTGGGGAAAAAATAAAGGTCAACAATGTGATGCAAAAACAGATTTATCAATGCTGACCGAAAAGACCGGCGTATTACAGCTGGCGGCTGACTGCCGCAGATAA
- a CDS encoding fimbrial biogenesis chaperone has translation MLTKKTILIFLLFFIFPSWAGVTIGGTRVIYQGNKKETSISVKNSDENRPYLIQSFISTDSKGEKAPFIVTPPLFRLDAGKENILRIVRIGGHLPEDRESVFYLNVKSIPSVQENEQNTLLIAVKTRIKLFYRPEGIEGDSEEAYKTLTFRRIGHQLEVRNPSHYYVTIGQLKVAGQVLTGTDMIPPQGVAYFVLPSASSGLISWNSINSHGGVSKEVVKNLP, from the coding sequence ATGTTAACAAAAAAAACAATACTGATATTTTTATTGTTTTTTATATTTCCGTCCTGGGCGGGTGTAACTATTGGTGGAACCCGTGTGATTTATCAGGGAAATAAAAAAGAAACTTCAATTTCAGTGAAAAACTCTGACGAAAACCGGCCTTATTTGATTCAGTCTTTTATCAGCACGGATTCGAAAGGAGAAAAAGCCCCTTTTATTGTGACGCCGCCACTATTTCGCCTGGATGCTGGCAAAGAAAATATTCTTCGTATTGTTCGTATCGGCGGTCATTTACCTGAGGATAGGGAATCAGTTTTTTACCTTAATGTGAAGTCTATTCCTTCCGTACAAGAAAACGAACAGAATACTTTATTGATTGCGGTGAAAACCCGAATCAAATTGTTTTATCGGCCTGAAGGTATTGAAGGGGATTCTGAAGAAGCTTATAAGACGCTGACATTTCGTCGCATCGGTCACCAACTTGAGGTCAGAAACCCCAGTCATTATTATGTAACCATCGGGCAGCTCAAAGTGGCCGGGCAAGTCCTGACAGGTACTGACATGATCCCGCCACAGGGTGTAGCGTATTTTGTCCTGCCATCTGCATCATCAGGTTTAATCAGCTGGAATAGCATTAACAGTCATGGTGGCGTAAGCAAAGAAGTTGTTAAAAATCTGCCTTAA
- the flgC gene encoding flagellar basal body rod protein FlgC → MSLLSIFDIASSALSAQSQRLNVSASNMANADSLVGPDGEPYRAKQVVFRVAAPAGQEIGGVRVSEVVDDPTPFRLEYQPGNPLADEKGYVRMPNVDVVGEMVNTISASRSYQANVEVLNTTKSIMLKTLTLGQ, encoded by the coding sequence ATGTCTCTACTCAGTATTTTTGATATTGCCAGCTCTGCGCTTTCTGCTCAGTCACAGCGACTGAACGTCAGCGCCAGCAATATGGCGAATGCCGATAGCCTTGTCGGGCCGGATGGAGAACCTTACCGCGCCAAGCAAGTGGTTTTCCGTGTTGCTGCCCCCGCAGGGCAGGAAATTGGCGGCGTTCGTGTCAGCGAAGTGGTCGATGACCCTACCCCTTTCCGTCTTGAATATCAGCCGGGTAATCCCTTAGCCGATGAAAAAGGGTATGTGCGTATGCCGAATGTGGATGTTGTCGGGGAAATGGTCAACACCATCTCTGCTTCACGCAGTTATCAGGCGAACGTTGAAGTATTGAATACAACGAAGTCCATTATGTTAAAAACGCTGACGCTGGGTCAGTAG
- the flgA gene encoding flagellar basal body P-ring formation chaperone FlgA, whose translation MPTLKFIGLLAFFLNLFFSSSLAWGNPLPPLITDYFKQIHHAAEHKVFVEIKTPERQWPTCELPEIQPLMGNKNWGNLSVPVTCGQQRRFIQVYVNVIGPYLVSKRAIHRHSLLTEQDIQVKTGALDKLPNNLIRNRQAIQNGIAVRNISAGQFITRNLIRRPWVITAGQKVVVTVDGHHFQVHYEGKAINNAASFDNIRVRLNSGQVITGEAQENGSVKMVL comes from the coding sequence ATGCCGACGTTAAAATTTATCGGGTTATTGGCTTTTTTCCTTAATCTCTTCTTTAGCAGTTCTCTGGCATGGGGGAACCCATTACCGCCATTGATCACCGACTATTTCAAGCAAATCCATCACGCCGCGGAGCATAAAGTCTTCGTGGAAATCAAAACACCAGAACGACAATGGCCGACGTGTGAATTGCCCGAAATACAACCCTTAATGGGTAACAAAAATTGGGGTAATCTTTCTGTCCCTGTCACTTGCGGTCAACAACGCCGTTTTATTCAGGTTTACGTGAATGTTATCGGTCCTTACCTGGTTTCTAAACGCGCTATTCACCGTCATTCGCTGCTGACAGAACAAGATATTCAAGTAAAAACCGGGGCGTTAGATAAATTGCCAAACAACCTCATCCGTAACAGACAGGCCATACAAAATGGCATTGCGGTTCGCAATATCTCTGCCGGACAATTCATCACACGCAACCTGATCCGACGACCATGGGTGATTACCGCGGGACAAAAAGTGGTCGTCACCGTTGATGGACACCATTTTCAGGTTCATTATGAAGGAAAAGCGATCAACAACGCCGCCAGTTTTGATAATATCCGTGTCCGTCTGAATTCCGGGCAAGTTATTACTGGTGAAGCCCAAGAAAACGGCAGTGTAAAAATGGTGTTATAG
- a CDS encoding flagellar hook assembly protein FlgD encodes MAVTTSINESLDNTTVGELASATKMKPQSSDDIKGNFLNILVAQLKNQDPTNPMQNNELTSQIAQISTVEGIEKLNKTLGTVVGQMEHNQAMQTTLLINHGVMIPGDKILVGTNEEKAISITSFGFELTRPADQVKVTVKDKSGMVVRELDLGQFNPGVQSFKWDGKDTDGKDVADGAYYFTVSASYQNQAIVTVPLVYAVVEGVTRGEDGTKLDLGLAGTVTMDQVRQIL; translated from the coding sequence ATGGCAGTGACCACTTCAATCAATGAATCGTTGGATAATACCACGGTAGGCGAGCTTGCTTCCGCAACGAAAATGAAGCCCCAAAGCAGTGACGATATTAAAGGTAACTTTCTGAATATATTGGTCGCCCAACTGAAGAATCAAGATCCCACCAATCCAATGCAAAACAATGAGTTAACCTCGCAAATTGCCCAGATTAGTACCGTTGAAGGGATTGAAAAACTCAATAAAACACTGGGCACGGTTGTCGGGCAGATGGAGCACAATCAAGCCATGCAGACAACCTTGCTGATTAACCACGGTGTCATGATCCCCGGCGATAAAATTTTAGTGGGCACTAACGAAGAAAAAGCGATCAGTATCACGTCATTTGGCTTTGAATTGACCCGACCCGCCGATCAAGTGAAAGTTACCGTCAAAGATAAGAGTGGCATGGTCGTGCGGGAACTGGATCTTGGTCAGTTTAATCCGGGAGTCCAGAGTTTCAAATGGGATGGCAAAGACACAGATGGCAAAGACGTGGCAGACGGTGCCTATTATTTCACGGTTTCCGCAAGTTATCAGAATCAAGCTATCGTGACAGTTCCGCTGGTTTATGCCGTGGTGGAGGGTGTTACGCGGGGTGAGGATGGCACTAAATTAGATTTAGGGCTGGCGGGCACGGTAACCATGGATCAAGTTCGTCAGATTCTTTAA
- a CDS encoding flagella synthesis protein FlgN: protein MKELQFVLEQQSAHLNSLSQTMAEEQRILSGGVIEANHLNTRDGKKTFLLSALDHAERKRLQLNETLKINTPYADHKRLAVLWEQVSQSIERIRDLNSHNGLLLDQHIELNSKAIAFLKSHHSPSLYGADGQARHHSALSGHKISV, encoded by the coding sequence ATGAAAGAACTTCAATTCGTACTGGAACAACAAAGTGCGCACTTAAATTCGCTTTCGCAAACGATGGCAGAAGAGCAGCGCATATTAAGCGGCGGCGTTATAGAAGCGAACCATTTAAATACACGTGACGGAAAAAAAACGTTTCTGCTTTCAGCCCTGGATCACGCAGAAAGAAAACGCCTGCAATTAAATGAAACGCTAAAAATAAATACACCCTATGCTGACCATAAAAGACTGGCGGTATTATGGGAGCAAGTTAGTCAGTCTATTGAGCGTATCCGTGATTTAAATTCACATAACGGACTTTTACTGGATCAGCATATTGAATTGAACAGTAAAGCCATTGCTTTTCTAAAAAGTCACCACAGCCCTTCTCTTTATGGTGCAGACGGCCAGGCCCGTCATCATTCAGCGCTATCAGGCCACAAAATCAGCGTTTGA
- a CDS encoding fimbrial protein, with product MIVMDMQIKNILVSSFIAAILVSVSSISYAVSSPTTGTVEFSGRIIESTCTVNSSGNTVDMGTYLKSEIQKSGDQLAGSKRDFKIKLTGCPVDNSSPIMMDVTFSGSSKDARNQKLLALDTSSSSKGIGIGIYDKSDVPIDLSSKYSFPDAITSSDIEIPLKAAYVSNGETAQAGTANATLSFEINYK from the coding sequence ATGATTGTTATGGATATGCAAATAAAAAATATTTTGGTTTCATCTTTTATTGCTGCAATATTGGTTTCAGTAAGTAGTATTTCTTATGCGGTCTCTTCGCCAACAACGGGGACAGTAGAATTCTCAGGGAGAATTATAGAATCCACCTGCACTGTTAATAGTTCTGGCAACACGGTGGACATGGGGACATATCTCAAAAGCGAGATACAAAAATCGGGAGATCAACTGGCAGGAAGCAAAAGAGATTTTAAAATCAAATTAACCGGGTGCCCTGTTGATAACTCTTCCCCTATTATGATGGACGTGACATTTTCCGGGAGTAGTAAGGATGCCAGGAATCAAAAGTTATTGGCATTAGATACATCTTCAAGTTCAAAAGGGATTGGGATCGGTATTTATGACAAAAGTGATGTACCGATAGATTTATCTTCCAAGTACTCATTCCCTGATGCAATTACATCATCTGATATAGAAATCCCTTTAAAAGCGGCTTATGTATCTAATGGCGAAACAGCTCAGGCCGGAACGGCCAATGCCACACTGAGTTTTGAGATAAATTACAAATAA